From the genome of Pseudophryne corroboree isolate aPseCor3 chromosome 3 unlocalized genomic scaffold, aPseCor3.hap2 SUPER_3_unloc_13, whole genome shotgun sequence:
AGTACGCTTATTACCAAGTGTATAAGCATATGGATTGAGTTGGATCGAGATCTCTATTAATGAGAATGAGAACTGcgcaatattagcagcagaaagcAAGAATCCAACTATAGAGGCACTAACTGCAACTACAGATTGCACGGTGATATATTTAAATCGTGCACATCATATCAGATGGGGCGCTGGATGACCACATAGGAGTTATTGCTGGCCCAAATTACTGTGTCAACTGACTATCTTTGGATCTTTTCTGAGTCACAGATCACATGGGAAATTAAAGGTGGTGATTCAGCAGGACATTGTAGTGACAATAATATTTTATAGCAAATTCACAGTCCAGCTTGCCAATATTATTCAGGCAACTGTGCCTAAATAGCACTTGATGTGGGTAATGTGACAACTTTGGGTGCTCTATTGAGTGACTTATCTCTTACCTCACATGTATCTTTTGCACTACAATAAAAGACACAATAAATCACCTTGAGTAAACGAACTCTGCAGGCATAATATGCAACACCCCAGGGATGGGATCGTGTGGAACCTGCAATAACTATTACAATATAGGATCTGTGTCTCTGTCTGAAATCATCTGTTAACCGACACACATTTACTATCATAATTATTAATACCATATTGCATCTGTGGAACACATCCCAGTAATGAGTATTATTGCAGTTAAATATTCACGTATTTCCCAGTAAGAACCTTTTATGTCAATATAACTCAGTGGGAACCAGTACGGTTTACGCACATTAGGACCATCTTATTACATAAATACAAAAGGCACTCGACACACCagctttgtttttaatctttattcacttaattttcattctttttcactttccttactatcttttattacttTGCTTGATTACAAATTTAAGGACAATACTAGTCTGATTAATATCCTTAATTAtacataaaattaataaatattaaGTGTGGCAATTTTGCCTATAAATACGAATAACATAGGGATTTTTTAACAATTTAtcaataaagaaaaatattttaatatattggatattgggttgtgtgcaccgcacaaaaaaactgatttattttttctttcccctccctttGGGGATTTGACTTTATTCCTTGACCtaaatcagttggtagcacctaTAATTACCTTGAGAATGTCCCACGATTTATTCACTTAATTGTGATAGTGGTATTATTTAATATAAAGGTACCCCAAGTACATAAACTATCAGGACAGTTATATCCTGGTGCGGGTTACTCTCCAATTGGGAGGAGAATTTACTTTCTCCACCTTTTGGAAAACCTgaaagctctgtaattcttttgctgggtgacccaggtagatggcattgcagtagtctatgaacttctgagggaatcaagagcTTGATTCTGgttatggtccacagatggaagaatgaggaattgtatgtggcggatacctgatgtctgtgtcatccacataccaggacaacacaaagattcagcacacgtTCAGTATTTTGcgattctgaacaccaaagcataaatccagatggttggtaaagctgtagtcttgtcctttgtttgggagcttctattatgtttcacaaagactgagtcacagccaactggcatcatccacccctggcgctcagctagacaaccatttattggtattaggttctcagtacatggagcaaaaagcaggtcatctgcatagcagtggtagatcaggccatgacgtctgattatatcacccagtggtagcatgtatattttataaagcataggagatcggattcacccttgaggaacattggacgacagtgataattatactccagaagatgtaaatggtttcggacttgggtaatgtctaatatgttcaacaagagcagatttatttctctcacagcatgaaaatggcttctcatctgtgaaatcgctgatgtttaacaagaactgatttccgtgcaaaacatttcccacactcagaacaggactatggcttctcacctgtgtgactcctctgatgtctaacaagatgtgatgtcgatgaaaaacatttcccacagtcagaacaggaaaatggcttctcacctgtgtgacttctctgatgtgtaactaaatgtgatttgtgtgcaaaacatttcccacactcagaacaggaatacgtcttctcacctgtgtgacttctctgatgaataacaagatgtgatttccatgcaacacatttcccacactcagaacaggagtacggcttctcacctgtgtgacttctctgatgactaacaagatgtgatgtcgataaaaaacatttcccacactcagaacaggaatatggcttctcacctgtgtgacttctctgatgtataacaagagctggtttctgtgcaaaacatttcctacactcagaacaggagtacggcttctcacctgtgtgacttctctgatgactaacaagatgtgatgtcgataaaaaacatttcccacactcagaacaggaatatggcttctcacctgtgtgacttctctgatgactaacaagatgtgatgtcgataaaaaacatttcccacactcagaacaggaaaatggcttctcacctgtgtgacttctctgatgtgtaacaagaactgatttacatgcaaaacatttcccacactcagaacaggaaaatggcctctcacctgtgtgacttctctcatgtctaacaagatatgatttatatgtaaaacatttcccacactcagaacaggaaaatggcctctcacctgtgtgagcatgctgatgaataacaaaatgtgatttgtatgcaaaacatttcccacactcagaacaggaatatggcttctcacctgtgtgacttctctgatgtgtaacaagttgtgatttatatgcgaaacatttcccacactcagaacaggaatacggcttctcacctgtgtgacttctcttatgtctaacaagatatgatttatatgtaaaacatttcccacactcagaacatggaaatggcccgtcccctgccttagctggctgatgggtaataggctttgtgttctgtgtaaaacatttggcatctatagaacaaggaaacactgtatctactgtcagagctgtaacagatgcaccaatatcagagtgatcaggagaacatttcccagtatcagagggatcagctgatagagctggatgaataattggggtaatggggttagctcctggagaatcctgtctactgtcattatctgttatttcagaatctagggataacattagatgtccttctgagatattcctgcttgtgtgtccatctgctggaaataaaatacattaatatatataatgagtagacaagacccagggtgttacaggatacaatatataattctataactgacatttttacctgtaatcattgcttttatgtttattaaaaaataaaaaaagctaggatgcttagaatggagcttgatcaacactgaacgctcatgtgggattactagaggggacgtggatgctcatgtgggattactagaggtgacgtggacgctcacgtggaattactagaggtgacacggacactcacgtgggattactagaggtgacacggacgctcacgtgggattactagaggtgacacggacactcacgtgggattactagaggagacagggacgctcacgtgggatt
Proteins encoded in this window:
- the LOC134983346 gene encoding oocyte zinc finger protein XlCOF22-like, which gives rise to MTGEVRGSVSIYSDIDVSPILQSCTVVKKTSGECETPSSHSRVSRGLSRTKSPITVPPPHSLIHERHSDQKILELTNKIIQLLTGEEGEYIEEHRGLYKDVMMENHRPLTSLDGPSNRDTPESCPRPLYSQDCTEEYHRTPQEDQVERLSDIKTDDIEGEEETYVTDIKAEDIEGEEEMYVTDIKAEDIEGEEETYVTDIKAEDIEGEEETYVTDIKVEDIEGEEETYVTDMKSEDIEGEEETYVRGDQQCKEEEIPTDISTADGHTSRNISEGHLMLSLDSEITDNDSRQDSPGANPITPIIHPALSADPSDTGKCSPDHSDIGASVTALTVDTVFPCSIDAKCFTQNTKPITHQPAKAGDGPFPCSECGKCFTYKSYLVRHKRSHTGEKPYSCSECGKCFAYKSQLVTHQRSHTGEKPYSCSECGKCFAYKSHFVIHQHAHTGERPFSCSECGKCFTYKSYLVRHERSHTGERPFSCSECGKCFACKSVLVTHQRSHTGEKPFSCSECGKCFLSTSHLVSHQRSHTGEKPYSCSECGKCFLSTSHLVSHQRSHTGEKPYSCSECRKCFAQKPALVIHQRSHTGEKPYSCSECGKCFLSTSHLVSHQRSHTGEKPYSCSECGKCVAWKSHLVIHQRSHTGEKTYSCSECGKCFAHKSHLVTHQRSHTGEKPFSCSDCGKCFSSTSHLVRHQRSHTGEKP